One Nicotiana tomentosiformis chromosome 4, ASM39032v3, whole genome shotgun sequence genomic window carries:
- the LOC104097635 gene encoding uncharacterized protein, with product MSRGIDNNRRKKKTEDDEVEELLRAAEDDVFLKLSLNSHMARGSSSTQFIDPDLDQRFRALKSKTKNPIPQQPRSTSTASDVNLFPRFAALKSSLPAYSSENEEDDDEVEKVIKWAIDAARLDPSPPSDTDEDENSEDDVRHISGNDL from the coding sequence ATGAGCAGAGGTATCGACAACAacaggaggaagaagaagacggAAGACGACGAGGTTGAAGAGCTGCTGCGCGCGGCAGAGGATGATGTGTTCCTCAAGCTCAGCCTCAATTCCCATATGGCTCGTGGTTCTTCTTCCACCCAATTCATCGATCCAGATCTCGATCAACGTTTCCGTGCCCTCAAATCCAAAACCAAAAACCCTATTCCCCAACAACCACGTTCAACCTCTACAGCTTCCGATGTTAACTTGTTTCCCAGATTTGCAGCTCTCAAAAGCTCCCTTCCCGCTTATTCTTCGGAGAATGAAGAGGATGACGATGAAGTTGAGAAGGTGATTAAGTGGGCCATTGATGCTGCTAGGCTTGACCCTTCACCTCCCTCTGACACTGATGAAGATGAAAATAGTGAGGATGATGTCAGGCATATAAGCGGAAATGATTTATGA